A part of Eubacterium sp. AB3007 genomic DNA contains:
- the accC gene encoding acetyl-CoA carboxylase biotin carboxylase subunit — MLKRVLIANRGEIAVRIQRACRDLNIDTVAVYTESDRDSLHTMLADKAVCIGTEAADNGYLNMQNLIEAAVLTGCEAIHPGFGFLSESPAFAAACEENGIRFIGPSAETIRLLGDKAQARDTMKKAGVQVVPGSDGPVDTVAEAERIAGQLGFPVLVKASAGGGGRGMRIARDETQVRTAFLEAKTEAGSSFGDDTVYLEKLISHPRHVEFQILADEEGHVIHLGERNCSIQRRNQKMLEEAPDWNLSEEMRTRMGQDAVRAAKAAGYRNAGTVEFIVDGENYYFIEMNTRLQVEHPVTEMVTGVDLVREQLRIASGLPLSLRQEDVHINGHAIECRICAEDVFRDYAPVPGQVEFLHLPAGAGVRVDSALYSGCGISPFYDSMICKLIVHGDTRLEAVRRMRRALGETIIQGLKTTLPIHHLILYHKAFLRGKYDTGFMEQFGQELLDMYEAAGGKNESIS; from the coding sequence ATGCTGAAGCGGGTACTGATCGCCAATCGAGGAGAGATCGCCGTGCGGATCCAGCGGGCCTGTAGAGACCTGAACATCGACACCGTGGCCGTCTACACGGAGAGTGACCGCGACTCCCTGCACACCATGCTGGCGGACAAGGCCGTCTGCATCGGCACGGAAGCGGCAGACAACGGGTATCTGAACATGCAGAACCTGATCGAAGCGGCGGTACTGACCGGCTGCGAGGCGATCCACCCCGGGTTTGGGTTTCTCTCTGAGAGCCCTGCCTTTGCGGCCGCCTGTGAAGAGAACGGGATCCGGTTCATAGGCCCCTCTGCGGAGACGATCCGCCTTCTGGGGGACAAAGCCCAGGCCCGGGACACCATGAAGAAGGCCGGCGTCCAGGTCGTGCCGGGATCAGATGGTCCTGTGGACACCGTGGCAGAGGCGGAGCGCATCGCCGGGCAGCTGGGATTTCCGGTACTGGTCAAGGCTTCCGCAGGGGGAGGCGGACGCGGGATGCGTATCGCCAGGGACGAGACTCAGGTTCGGACGGCCTTTCTGGAGGCGAAAACAGAGGCCGGCAGCAGCTTCGGCGATGATACGGTCTATCTGGAGAAGTTGATTTCCCATCCACGGCACGTGGAGTTTCAGATCCTGGCCGACGAGGAGGGGCACGTCATCCATCTTGGTGAGCGGAACTGCTCGATTCAGAGAAGGAACCAGAAGATGCTGGAAGAAGCCCCCGACTGGAACCTGTCCGAAGAGATGCGGACACGCATGGGACAGGACGCTGTCCGGGCGGCCAAGGCAGCCGGCTACAGAAACGCCGGGACGGTAGAGTTCATCGTAGACGGAGAGAATTATTACTTTATTGAGATGAATACACGGCTGCAGGTGGAGCATCCGGTCACGGAGATGGTGACCGGGGTCGACCTGGTCAGAGAGCAGCTTCGGATCGCTTCCGGCCTGCCTCTTTCCCTGCGGCAGGAGGATGTCCACATCAACGGGCACGCCATCGAGTGCAGGATCTGCGCAGAAGATGTGTTCAGGGACTACGCTCCTGTGCCGGGCCAGGTGGAGTTTCTACATCTGCCTGCCGGGGCCGGTGTCCGGGTCGACAGCGCCCTGTACAGCGGCTGCGGGATCAGTCCCTTCTACGACTCCATGATCTGTAAGTTGATCGTTCATGGTGATACCAGACTGGAGGCGGTGAGAAGGATGCGCCGGGCGCTGGGCGAAACCATCATCCAGGGGCTGAAGACAACGCTGCCGATCCATCACCTGATCCTGTATCACAAAGCTTTCCTGAGAGGGAAGTATGACACAGGGTTCATGGAGCAGTTTGGACAGGAGCTGCTGGATATGTACGAGGCAGCAGGAGGGAAGAATGAATCCATTTCGTGA
- a CDS encoding nitronate monooxygenase: MNELKEMFGLEFPIFQGGMANVATGAFAAAVSNAGAMGIIGAGGMDEHMLREEIRICRENTDRPFGVNLMLMNPRADQLVEVVTEEKIPLVTTGAGNPGKYMEAFKQAGCRVFPVVSSVALARRLAAAGADGLIAEGYESGGHVGELTTMVLVPQVAEAVDIPVLAAGGIASGRQLAAAFVLGACGAQVGTIMLSSEECPIHPAYKEAVRKAKSNDTVVTGRSVGAPVRILKNQMAREYLKREREGAEKMELEKYTLGSLRRAVKEGDVKNGSLMAGQVSGMIQEIRPVREILEQMEKEYEACMADR; encoded by the coding sequence ATGAACGAACTGAAAGAAATGTTCGGATTGGAGTTTCCGATCTTCCAGGGCGGCATGGCCAATGTGGCGACCGGCGCGTTCGCGGCGGCGGTCTCCAATGCCGGCGCCATGGGGATCATTGGCGCCGGCGGCATGGACGAACATATGCTGCGGGAAGAAATCCGGATCTGCCGGGAGAACACGGACCGCCCCTTTGGGGTCAACCTGATGCTGATGAACCCCAGAGCAGACCAGCTGGTGGAGGTCGTGACAGAAGAGAAGATCCCTCTGGTTACTACCGGTGCCGGCAATCCCGGTAAGTACATGGAAGCCTTCAAACAGGCAGGCTGCCGGGTATTTCCGGTGGTCTCCTCGGTGGCCCTGGCCCGGCGGCTGGCGGCTGCCGGCGCTGACGGGCTGATCGCAGAAGGTTACGAGAGCGGAGGGCACGTGGGAGAGCTCACCACGATGGTGCTCGTTCCACAGGTCGCTGAGGCAGTGGACATCCCGGTGCTGGCAGCCGGAGGCATCGCCAGCGGCAGACAGCTGGCAGCCGCCTTTGTCCTGGGAGCCTGCGGCGCGCAGGTGGGCACCATCATGCTGAGCAGTGAGGAATGCCCGATCCACCCGGCCTACAAGGAGGCTGTGCGGAAGGCGAAATCCAACGACACAGTGGTGACAGGCAGGAGTGTGGGCGCGCCGGTACGGATCCTGAAAAACCAGATGGCAAGAGAGTACCTGAAGCGAGAGCGGGAAGGCGCCGAGAAGATGGAGCTGGAGAAATACACACTTGGCTCTCTGCGCAGAGCGGTCAAGGAAGGCGATGTGAAGAACGGGTCTCTGATGGCGGGACAGGTCTCCGGAATGATTCAGGAGATCCGTCCAGTCCGGGAGATCCTGGAACAGATGGAGAAGGAATATGAAGCATGTATGGCTGACAGATAA
- the acpP gene encoding acyl carrier protein, translated as MLFEQVKETMVETLNCDEEKIVPEASIADDLNIDSLDAVELVMALEEKLGVRIPDQELENLKQVKDIVACIEKYRG; from the coding sequence ATGTTATTTGAACAGGTTAAGGAGACGATGGTAGAGACACTGAACTGCGACGAGGAGAAGATCGTACCGGAGGCATCTATTGCTGACGATCTGAACATCGATTCTCTGGACGCAGTGGAGCTGGTCATGGCGCTGGAAGAGAAACTGGGCGTCCGGATCCCGGATCAGGAGCTGGAGAATCTGAAGCAGGTGAAGGACATCGTGGCCTGCATCGAGAAGTATCGCGGATAA
- the jag gene encoding RNA-binding cell elongation regulator Jag/EloR, whose product MREVVKYGDDIDAAVELALIDLRATRDEVEVELLEEPSRGFFGIGSKLAKVKVSLKEQEPEEPEVVLPEEVPEVTETAGETVFVEEPETVTEKPARKSHSRKRNKRKDKKEELPRNPKLDELDFHKVMDPLPEVEEHPAMTFLEEVVEKMGLKVDMKTKADAENVYVEISGHDSGTIIGKRGQTLDAIQYLTSLVVNKNSENYIKVVVDAENYRSKRERTLEQLAHKLAGKVVRTKRSVKLEPMNPYERKVIHATLQDHPSVTTRSEGADPYRRVIIELK is encoded by the coding sequence ATGAGAGAAGTAGTAAAATACGGCGATGACATCGATGCGGCGGTGGAACTTGCTTTGATCGACCTGAGAGCTACCCGGGACGAGGTGGAGGTCGAGCTTCTGGAGGAGCCCAGCAGGGGATTCTTCGGAATCGGTTCCAAACTCGCAAAGGTTAAGGTCTCTCTCAAAGAACAGGAACCGGAGGAACCAGAAGTAGTGCTCCCGGAAGAGGTTCCTGAAGTGACAGAGACTGCCGGGGAGACAGTCTTTGTGGAGGAGCCCGAAACGGTCACAGAGAAGCCTGCCCGCAAGAGTCATTCCAGAAAGAGAAACAAACGGAAAGACAAGAAGGAAGAACTGCCCAGAAATCCCAAGCTCGACGAGCTGGATTTCCATAAGGTCATGGATCCACTTCCGGAAGTCGAGGAACATCCTGCGATGACCTTCCTGGAGGAGGTCGTAGAGAAGATGGGTCTGAAGGTCGACATGAAGACCAAGGCGGATGCCGAGAACGTCTACGTGGAGATCAGCGGACATGATTCCGGGACCATCATCGGAAAGCGCGGACAGACCCTGGATGCCATCCAGTATCTGACCAGTCTGGTAGTGAACAAGAACAGCGAGAACTACATCAAGGTCGTTGTGGACGCTGAGAACTACCGGTCTAAGAGAGAGCGGACACTGGAACAGCTGGCCCACAAGCTGGCCGGCAAGGTTGTCCGCACCAAGCGCAGCGTCAAGCTGGAGCCCATGAACCCATATGAGAGAAAGGTCATCCACGCCACCCTGCAGGATCACCCCAGTGTGACCACCAGAAGCGAGGGAGCCGATCCTTACAGAAGGGTCATCATCGAACTGAAGTAA
- the accD gene encoding acetyl-CoA carboxylase, carboxyltransferase subunit beta, with protein sequence MNPFRERREILRSISHVARSSKPPEQQAWEHRPLACRRCGEVYSMGQWSENMYVCPACGQHEPVSAKARIRMTVDAGSFREFNRGRTSRDPLQFPDYKEKLRELRKQTGLKEAVITGTARIDGVRTVLCVMDKRFLMASMGTAVGEKISLAFEYATKKKLPVVVFAASGGARMQEGIFSLMQMARTSAAVARHDEAGLLYIAVLTHPTTGGVTASFASLGDITLAEPGALIGFAGPRVIEQTIGETLPEGFQSAEFQEEKGFVDRITTRQEMREVLGRLLRIHSRR encoded by the coding sequence ATGAATCCATTTCGTGAGCGAAGAGAGATATTGAGATCCATCAGCCACGTGGCCAGATCAAGCAAGCCGCCAGAGCAGCAGGCCTGGGAGCACCGTCCCCTTGCCTGCCGCAGATGCGGCGAGGTGTATTCCATGGGGCAGTGGAGTGAGAACATGTATGTATGTCCTGCCTGTGGTCAACATGAGCCGGTATCGGCCAAAGCCCGGATCCGGATGACGGTGGATGCCGGAAGTTTCCGTGAGTTCAATCGCGGAAGGACCAGTCGGGATCCTCTCCAGTTTCCGGATTACAAGGAGAAACTGCGGGAGCTGCGGAAGCAGACCGGACTCAAGGAAGCAGTGATCACGGGAACGGCGAGGATCGATGGTGTTCGCACAGTGCTTTGTGTCATGGATAAGCGGTTTCTGATGGCAAGCATGGGGACCGCGGTGGGAGAGAAGATCTCCCTGGCTTTTGAATATGCGACAAAGAAAAAACTGCCGGTGGTCGTTTTCGCGGCATCCGGTGGTGCCAGGATGCAGGAGGGGATATTCTCTCTGATGCAGATGGCGAGGACCAGCGCTGCTGTAGCCCGGCATGATGAAGCCGGGCTTCTGTATATCGCTGTGCTGACCCATCCTACCACGGGCGGGGTGACGGCCAGTTTTGCCAGCCTGGGGGACATCACCCTGGCAGAGCCGGGAGCGCTGATTGGGTTTGCCGGCCCCCGGGTGATCGAGCAGACCATCGGAGAGACACTGCCGGAGGGATTCCAGAGCGCAGAGTTTCAGGAAGAGAAGGGGTTTGTGGACAGGATCACAACGAGACAGGAGATGCGGGAAGTGCTGGGACGGCTTCTGCGGATCCATAGCAGGAGGTGA
- a CDS encoding beta-ketoacyl-ACP synthase III yields MAGIRIRGYGYAHGDKVVTNDDLAAMVDTSDAWIREKTGIVSRHFAEHRSNADMAQEAAEGALRTAGLTAEDIDLLLICTFTPDLATPSLACQVAGRLGTKPDILAMDVNGACSGFVYGCTAAAAMLVAGSARRALVIGSEKISPMMDMNDRRTCILFADGAGALVMEYDENGLFESVTGCLPDDQILGCPRFDPAIYMSGQEVYRFATSQVPEAIETLLAKVGMDREDIDYYVCHQANLRIIDSVARRVGVDRKRFYTNIETTGNTSAASVAICLSEMMEKGLLQPGMHVVCAGFGAGLTWGAMLMRI; encoded by the coding sequence ATGGCGGGAATTAGAATCAGAGGATATGGATATGCCCATGGCGACAAAGTCGTGACCAATGACGATCTGGCGGCCATGGTGGACACAAGCGACGCATGGATCAGGGAGAAGACCGGGATCGTCTCCCGGCATTTTGCCGAGCACCGCAGCAACGCGGATATGGCCCAGGAGGCAGCCGAAGGGGCGCTGCGTACAGCCGGACTCACGGCGGAGGATATCGATCTTCTGTTGATCTGCACGTTTACGCCGGATCTGGCCACCCCCTCTCTGGCCTGCCAGGTGGCGGGGCGTCTGGGCACAAAACCGGATATCCTGGCGATGGATGTGAACGGAGCGTGTTCCGGATTCGTGTATGGATGTACGGCAGCGGCCGCGATGCTGGTCGCCGGAAGCGCCCGAAGAGCGCTGGTCATCGGCAGTGAGAAGATCTCCCCGATGATGGATATGAATGACCGCAGGACCTGTATCCTGTTTGCGGATGGCGCTGGCGCGCTGGTCATGGAGTATGACGAGAACGGTCTGTTCGAATCGGTAACGGGCTGTCTTCCGGATGATCAGATCCTGGGATGCCCCAGATTCGACCCGGCGATCTACATGAGCGGGCAGGAGGTATACAGGTTTGCGACCAGTCAGGTGCCGGAGGCCATCGAGACCCTATTGGCGAAGGTTGGGATGGACAGGGAAGACATCGACTATTACGTCTGCCACCAGGCAAACCTGCGCATTATCGACAGCGTCGCCAGGCGTGTCGGTGTGGACCGAAAGAGGTTCTATACCAACATCGAGACCACAGGGAACACCTCGGCAGCCAGCGTGGCTATCTGTCTGAGTGAAATGATGGAGAAAGGGCTGCTGCAGCCCGGCATGCATGTGGTCTGCGCCGGGTTTGGAGCCGGCCTGACATGGGGCGCAATGCTCATGAGAATATAA
- the accB gene encoding acetyl-CoA carboxylase biotin carboxyl carrier protein, giving the protein MRYEEIDALIRRFEESSLSVLEYEEDAYRVRLEQKGNGNADKTGGPSGDVRKEVAGGEPEEEPATEAEEKQAIRSPIIGTFYSAPSPDEPAFVQEGDTVKAGDVVGIVEAMKVMNEIKAPFDCRITEVQVADGAMVEVGSALFEVEPC; this is encoded by the coding sequence ATGAGATACGAAGAGATCGACGCGCTGATCAGACGGTTCGAGGAATCGTCGCTCAGCGTTTTGGAATATGAGGAGGATGCTTACCGGGTACGGTTGGAGCAGAAGGGGAACGGCAATGCTGACAAGACGGGAGGTCCCTCCGGCGACGTCAGGAAAGAAGTTGCCGGCGGCGAACCAGAGGAAGAGCCAGCCACAGAAGCCGAAGAGAAGCAGGCGATCCGCTCCCCCATCATCGGCACCTTCTATAGCGCGCCTTCTCCGGATGAGCCAGCCTTTGTCCAGGAAGGAGACACGGTGAAGGCAGGCGATGTGGTAGGCATCGTAGAAGCCATGAAAGTCATGAACGAGATCAAGGCTCCTTTTGACTGCCGGATCACAGAGGTCCAGGTCGCCGATGGCGCCATGGTCGAGGTGGGCAGTGCTTTGTTCGAGGTGGAACCATGCTGA
- the accA gene encoding carboxyltransferase subunit alpha produces MKVHDLKAAERVKLARSQDRPVVDEYAEALFQELMLFSGDRCYGEDASVLGGVGLFHGRPVTVIGHRKGRDLEENLRFRFGMPDPEGYRKAERLMKQAAKFGRPVITLVDTPGAYPGKEAEERGQGQAIASCIRTMSRLPVPLIAAFVGEGGSGGALAFAVSDRTIMLENSIYSILSPEGFASILWHDGSRWEEASELMKLTAGELQELGICDEVLAEPTFGSEAAKEYIFDALDRAIWRNLEPLLKRSGEDLVRKRYRELGLLERRNGGN; encoded by the coding sequence ATGAAAGTACATGATCTGAAAGCAGCAGAACGGGTGAAGCTGGCTCGGAGCCAGGATCGGCCTGTGGTGGACGAGTATGCGGAGGCTTTGTTTCAGGAGCTGATGCTGTTCTCGGGTGATCGCTGCTACGGCGAAGACGCAAGCGTGCTGGGAGGGGTCGGTCTGTTTCATGGCCGGCCGGTGACGGTGATCGGGCACCGGAAGGGAAGAGATCTGGAGGAGAACCTCCGCTTCCGCTTCGGGATGCCTGACCCGGAAGGGTACCGGAAGGCAGAACGCCTGATGAAGCAGGCCGCCAAATTCGGGCGGCCGGTGATCACACTGGTAGACACACCGGGGGCTTACCCTGGAAAGGAAGCGGAGGAAAGAGGACAGGGACAGGCGATCGCCTCCTGTATCCGGACCATGAGCCGGCTGCCTGTGCCGCTGATCGCCGCGTTTGTGGGAGAAGGCGGAAGCGGAGGCGCGCTGGCGTTTGCTGTATCCGACAGGACGATCATGCTGGAGAACAGTATCTACTCGATCCTCTCACCGGAAGGGTTTGCCAGCATCCTGTGGCACGATGGAAGCCGCTGGGAGGAAGCCAGCGAATTGATGAAACTGACGGCCGGGGAGCTGCAGGAGTTGGGGATCTGCGACGAGGTGCTGGCGGAACCCACCTTTGGCAGTGAAGCGGCAAAGGAATACATATTTGATGCACTGGACAGAGCGATCTGGCGGAATCTCGAGCCGCTGCTGAAACGAAGCGGGGAAGATCTGGTCAGAAAACGCTACCGGGAACTGGGACTCTTGGAGAGAAGAAATGGCGGGAATTAG